The following proteins are encoded in a genomic region of Brachypodium distachyon strain Bd21 chromosome 1, Brachypodium_distachyon_v3.0, whole genome shotgun sequence:
- the LOC104582301 gene encoding uncharacterized protein LOC104582301: MIFLIIATGALTDTDNDDAPRSRVKKVLARRNKNQCTMGFQRKKAAGIKTWYHASFASFSSEEDTEKQGTPPKNKKCRKRKQDVSSSSSTAHDKMEHRRTGTKRKKPRNDATPKQVVGWKFSPSMLKKLLLRFDDEQKKWVNSTGFGVLYYVCDSQLPRELTLMLINKVNHHTGALEIDGVSVPMKPFVRKLLGIPNGKSPVTAPLFTVRGKTKVMKPTAEHKEFTDLKGGRGRPIHEVLDELVNCHEELKFQKKFIVVALSIYLAPRSGYLLNRTYLECLKNMALVADMNWCDYVADFLIQGIRDYHESGAANIFVHGCVHILVLMYIDLLEGPVPDHTLQFPRIQACTPEVLKQLDSIHPTAQARYRSLNEFTTLYGMDMADLDVPVRAQPVPCPEFTQQSADLPETTGPQQHASRQPGRHDSVPLDDTSQGLTRIDQQYKRDREHIIDECMTDMKRRIQKLNATRAAAIESLLRRVKASTRTNDPGGSGSVHDDVRTQYSSEDLRQSPRTEQMPPCSSPHFDATPADAPTACPLRRSSDPAVIYPPNFDKTPIPNNMSSDNTVREQGQQPKMNLETDRGPEGSFFQDLGTPELMAQVLSIADDASKEAEQNAAHDMDAAVLQQKIAAIREPQNTSPVPSETHGQNLNGEQQHMVQPETVTNNTPKPHVPDQGMQPMFVADTFERQDPENSSSQLYEMSEQEIHTSSVHATDPAGQAAPTASMDVLTEPQLQNLIPPHLAGQLRSGQPELRMQTPFPVSDQCQLSLTDDYIERISSARSPVLPPNHESNDGPNASASLDLNASTVDDTFTGLHVDSQDQLEASLGTFEDDTQIRFDDAIYDHYAGYTPTTADLIQQPIQIADSPCTVAALDVCNLPALTLPVTGGESFVDPGSVSTAVKNRMKRYKKTDDKLEGIQELVKSTSKTNPSAVKTYHEHVETSRFRGTGQTCNLRKMTTGTVKIRIRRAHVTEEEFVNALKQNGEVDLNFMWLCLSQHGALTPGVCGHPLLGSAEGDGDRSEKKIEKDWHTDWCWVRVDEPEEFIFPPTELPLRAPGWWDWYHRDVDLLPIVEKIKALRLAGLSDFDVAWVFITRRIAPLQRRSLLAWAYTGAGDRTRLHEEGVEKESLQVWVRGISGEDAPFAKFPSGDFALHARRP; the protein is encoded by the exons ATGATTTTCTTAATTATTGCCACAGGAGCCCTAACGGATACTGATAACGACGATGCGCCGCGGAGCCGCGTGAAGAAGGTATTAGCACGGAGGAACAAGAACCAATGTACCATGGGGTTCCAACGGAAAAAAGCCGCTGGTATCAAAACCTGGTATCATGCAAGTTTTGCTTCCTTCAGCTCAGAAGAGGATACGGAGAAGCAGGGAACACCaccgaagaacaagaagtgtCGAAAGCGGAAACAG GATGtcagttcttcttcttcgaccgCACACGATAAGATGGAACATCGCAGAACCGggacgaagaggaagaagcctCGGAACGATGCAACGCCAAAGCAG GTTGTCGGATGGAAATTTTCGCCTTCCATGCTCAAGAAGCTTCTCTTGCGCTTCGATGATGAGCAGAAGAAGTGGGTCAACAGCACTGGTTTTGGAGTGCTGTACTACGTATGTGACAGCCAGCTGCCAAGAGAACTGACGCTTATGCTCATCAACAAGGTTAATCATCATACTGGTGCGCTAGAAATAGATGGTGTCTCCGTCCCAATGAAACCATTCGTCAGAAAGCTGTTAGGCATTCCAAATGGTAAGAGCCCAGTCACGGCTCCTCTGTTCACTGTCCGGGGCAAGACAAAGGTCATGAAGCCTACAGCTGAGCACAAGGAATTCACAGATCTGAAAGGTGGTCGGGGCAGGCCAATACATGAGGTGCTCGATGAGCTCGTCAACTGTCACGAAGAATTGAAATTCCAGAAAAAGTTCATTGTTGTTGCGCTCTCTATATACCTGGCGCCGAGAAGTGGATACCTGCTCAACCGGACCTACCTGGAATGCCTGAAAAACATGGCATTAGTAGCCGACATGAATTGGTGTGATTATGTTGCGGACTTCCTGATCCAGGGGATCCGGGACTACCACGAGTCAGGCGCTGCTAACATTTTTGTGCATGGGTGTGTACACATCCTTGTG CTCATGTacattgatctgttggaaGGACCTGTTCCGGACCATACCCTCCAATTCCCACGGATTCAAGCGTGTACCCCCGAGGTACTGAAGCAGTTGGATTCGATCCACCCGACAGCACAG GCACGATATCGGTCGCTCAACGAGTTTACCACATTATATGGAATGGACATGGCCGATTTGGACGTGCCTGTCCGAGCGCAGCCTGTGCCGTGCCCCGAATTCACGCAACAGTCAGCTGACTTGCCGGAAACCACGGGACCGCAACAACATGCGTCCCGTCAACCTGGACGTCATGATTCTGTTCCCCTCGATGACACTTCTCAGGGG CTCACGCGGATAGATCAGCAGTACAAACGGGACCGCGAGCACATCATCGATGAATGTATGACCGATATGAAGAGAAGAATCCAGAAGCTCAACGCTACAAGAGCTGCTGCAATTGAGTCTTTGCTGCGAAGAGTGAAGGCTTCAACCAGAACCAACGATCCAGGAGGATCGGGTAGTGTTCACGATGATGTGCGCACACAGTACAGTTCTGAAGATTTACGACAGTCGCCCAGAACGGAGCAAATGCCACCCTGCAGCTCTCCGCATTTCGATGCCACGCCTGCGGACGCCCCGACGGCATGCCCGTTACGACGTTCAAGCGATCCAGCTGTGATCTATCCACCTAACTTTGACAAGACCCCTATCCCAAACAATATGTCATCCGACAATACTGTACGAGAACAAGGGCAGCAACCTAAAATGAACCTGGAGACTGATCGAGGCCCTGAGGGTTCTTTTTTCCAGGATCTAGGTACCCCAGAACTGATGGCACAAGTTCTGTCCATTGCCGATGATGCTTCGAAAGAGGCAGAACAAAATGCAGCTCACGACATGGATGCTGCTGTCCTGCAGCAAAAGATTGCCGCCATACGCGAGCCCCAGAACACTTCACCTGTTCCGAGTGAGACGCACGGACAAAACCTAAATGGGGAGCAGCAACACATGGTCCAACCAGAAACCGTCACCAACAACACACCAAAGCCGCATGTACCTGATCAAGGGATGCAACCTATGTTTGTTGCTGACACATTTGAGCGTCAAGATCCTGAAAACTCATCATCACAGTTATACGAGATGTCCGAACAAGAGATTCACACATCATCTGTCCATGCCACCGACCCAGCGGGACAAGCAGCTCCAACGGCATCCATGGATGTCCTTACGGAACCACAGCTGCAAAATCTGATCCCACCCCACCTGGCTGGACAGCTTCGTAGTGGGCAGCCAGAACTACGGATGCAGACACCATTTCCAGTGTCAGATCAATGTCAGCTGTCTCTCACAGATGATTATATAGAAAGAATTTCGTCCGCACGATCCCCAGTATTGCCGCCCAATCATGAATCAAACGATGGGCCTAACGCATCAGCTTCATTGGACCTGAACGCTTCCACAGTTGATGACACGTTCACAGGATTACATGTCGATTCACAAGACCAATTGGAAGCATCGCTGGGAACATTTGAAGATGACACCCAGATCCGTTTCGATGATGCTATCTACGATCATTACGCAGGTTATACTCCAA CGACTGCAGATCTGATTCAACAGCCTATACAAATAGCTGACTCTCCCTGCACTGTCGCTGCCCTAGATGTCTGCAATCTGCCTGCTCTCACGCTGCCAGTAACAGGAGGGGAGAGCTTTGTTGATCCTGGAAGTGTCAGTACTGCTGTGAAGAATAGGATGAAGCGTTACAAGAAGACTGACGATAAGCTTGAAGGTATACAGGAACTGGTCAAGTCCACGTCGAAAACAAACCCTTCTGCTGTGAAGACTTACCATGAGCATGTGGAGACATCGCGGTTTAGAGGTACCGGACAAACATGTAACTTGCGTAAGATGACCACCGGGACAGTGAAGATACGAATTAGGAGAGCCCATGTTACCGAAGAGGAATTTGTCAATGCTTTGAAGCAAAACGGCGAAGTTGACTTGAATTTCATGTGGCTCTGCTTGTCGCAGCAtggggctttgacaccgggggtgtgcgggcacccccttttaggttcggcagagggcgacggggatcgttCCG aaaagaagatcgagaaggactGGCAcacggactggtgctgggtccgtgTGGACGAGCCCGAAGAGTTCATCTTTCCGCCCACCGAGTTGCCGCTGAGGGCCCCCGGCTGGTGGGACTGGTACCACCGTGacgtcgacctcctccccatcgtggagaagatcaaggcccttcGGCTAGCCGGGCTCTCCGACTTCGATGTGGCATGGGTCTTCATCacccggcgcatcgcgccgcttCAGCGGCGTTCCCTCCTCGCGTGGGCATACACGGGGGCTGGAGACAGGACGCGCCTCCACGAGGAGGGCGTGGAGAAGGAGtcgctccaggtgtgggtgagggggatctccggcgaggatgcTCCCTTTGCGAAGTTTCCGTCGGGGGATTTCGCCCTCCACGCGCGGCGTCCCTGA
- the LOC104582302 gene encoding skin secretory protein xP2-like codes for MEVAPATGDAPPATDPLATPAGVEEEGEASPASPVGPQGPSAPAPEAGFTVIALDFDVEVTRMAEEPEAIPAPSPAAPAVAAAATTAATGMASDDAPAAADAAGADSSAPQQGAVPAGAAATPPAPQTPGAGEGEVAEEDQQDAVPQADDPPAQPDGGGGGFFVAKAEEVHRKALATVQARLDEKSDLITSYVGQIQGLRVKLEVQTKATESAVTAAARHEIQLNATKDKVARLETELAALREELT; via the exons atggaggtggcgccggcaacag GCGACGCTCCGCCCGCAACAGACCCCCTGGCGACACCTGccggggtggaggaggagggggaggcttCGCCCGCAAGCCCAGTGGGcccgcaag GCCCAAGCGCGCCCGCACCGGAAGCGGGCTTTACGGTGATTGCCCTCGACTTCGACGTCGAGGTCACGAGgatggcggaggagccggaggcaATCCCCGCGCCAAGCCCTGCTGCGCCGGCCGTAGCCGCAGCggcgaccaccgccgccaccggaaTGGCGTCCGACgacgcgccggcggccgcagaCGCTGCCGGTGCGGATTCTTCTGCTCCCCAGCAGGGGGCGGTCCCTGCCGGGGCCGCGGCAACCCCACCAGCCCCGCAGACCCCAGGCgcgggtgagggggaggttgCGGAGGAGGATCAGCAGGATGCTGTGCCGCAAGCGGACGACCCCCCCGCCCAGCcagacggtggcggcggcggcttcttcGTC GCGAAGGCCGAGGAGGTGCATAGAAAGGCGCTCGCCACGGTCCAGGCCCGcctcgacgagaagagcgacctgatcacCAGCTACGTCGGCCAGATCCAgggcctgcgcgtcaagctggaggtgcagaccaaggccaccgaaagtgcGGTGACCGCGGCAGCCCGGCACGAGATCCAGCTCAACGCCACCAAGGACAAGGTGGCCCGactcgagaccgagctggccgctctccgggaggagctcaccTAG
- the LOC112270010 gene encoding uncharacterized protein LOC112270010, translating to MRYHANSADRSGSLPGPMVNNLFKRSQNNSGSAGDTSSDCTSTRKNNSVGRIVQIWPPGHQSEHGGMKHSCSPLTAPAAEPAKGAPTCRANLPPQTETTAYPLNIDRTPVQPDSASPLDNSGSSTFKTPDVLKPLVTYSPTTMARLTSESGFLARLLDTEESLKLDARALDSDFADTPIKRVTCVMVSMARNPWIFGAAVKPRPPEFIDGMFDYLAKDTSSFQWYILQGRWIIHAHPRVVDISGLHLKNIFVRNQTFSYDAFDIAIRRFTQLDRNMYGEGQKKCWRHIFESDFVMYALANEDPISERSIREKFISRCSDYEISECKMLVLPGLVVQTWWSYFWDMRKNLVHILDPTYHEDASAELTKLHDHNVQQIQNYLSKCIELLFKGWQIDWTSFKNNYVMPFVPGCRSVDSGLATLLAIRDFDGTKFVTPSSEVCFEDSRKELLYEMMSIEGNTGLVPPALTSVLD from the exons ATGCGGTACCATGCGAACTCTGCTGATAGGTCTGGATCCTTGCCAGGACCTATGGTAAACAACTTGTTCAAAAGGTCGCAAAATAATTCAGGAAGTGCTGGCGATACAAGTAGCGACT GTACATCCACCAGAAAGAATAATTCGGTAGGTCGTATTGTGCAGATATGGCCCCCAG GTCATCAATCTGAACATGGAGGCATGAAACACTCATGCAGTCCTCTGACAGCTCCAGCAGCAGAACCCGCCAAAG GTGCACCAACATGTCGTGCGAATCTCCCGCCGCAAACTGAGACGACTGCATATCCATTGAACATCGACAGGACCCCAGTACAGCCCGATTCAGCTAGTCCCCTGGATAATAGTGGCAGCAGTACATTCAAGACACCTGACGTACTGAAGCCGTTGGTTACATATTCTCCAACAACCATGGCTCGCCTGACCTCAGAGTCTGGTTTTTTGGCCAGACTACTGGACACCGAGGAGTCCTTAAAATTGGACGCAAGAGCACTTGACTCGGACTTCGCGGATACACCTATCAAGAGGGTAACGTGCGTAATGGTATCGATGGCAAGAAATCCCTGGATATTTGGAGCGGCTGTGAAACCGAGACCTCCTGAATTCATTGACGGAATGTTTGATTACCTTGCGAAAGACACATCTTCATTTCAATGGTACATTCTGCAAGG TCGGTGGATTATTCATGCACATCCCCGTGTCGTGGATATCTCTGGACTCCATCTGAAGAACATTTTCGTGAGAAATCAAACATTTAGCTATGACGCATTTGATATTGCAATTCGACGGTTTACCCAACTCGATAGGAACATGTACGGGGAAGGGCAGAAGAAGTGCTGGAGACATATCTTTGAGTCAGATTTCGTG ATGTATGCACTTGCCAATGAAGATCCAATCAGTGAGCGCAGCATCCGAGAGAAGTTCATATCGAGATGCAGCGACTATGAAATTTCAGAGTGCAAAATG CTTGTTCTGCCAGGACTTGTGGTTCAAACATGGTGGTCTTATTTTTGGGACATGAGAAAAAATCTTGTTCATATCTTGGACCCTACGTACCATGAAGATGCGTCTGCAGAATTGACGAAACTACATGACCACAATGTCCAGCAGATCCAAAATTATCTGTCCAAATGCATTGAGCTATTATTCAAAGGTTGGCAGATAGATTGGACATCTTTCAAGAACAATTATGTGATGCCCTTCGTGCCTGGTTGCAGGAG TGTCGACTCTGGCCTTGCAACACTGCTTGCTATAAGGGACTTCGACGGTACTAAGTTTGTTACACCATCCTCAGAG GTATGCTTTGAAGATAGCCGGAAGGAACTGCTGTACGAGATGATGTCGATTGAAGGGAATACCGGACTTGTACCACCCGCGCTAACATCTGTCTTGGATTAG
- the LOC104582304 gene encoding uncharacterized protein LOC104582304, with amino-acid sequence MTSHNWSNNESNDDFSVSDVEDVHGVPVHDEEASFNGVESDSEITCKHGKRPICRVASKGINTGRRFLACPNEKKDACRFVHWIDAEWEGNAERTIRYMWHKRTELSKELKRAEKEWNRVLSDNRVYEIEMNLNDKLRIREHDKVKGDASASYHTVRNASHRIFTVPGDLLLWFCIVMECYNCSRSHAEHVYNIVHSVRIVYIKSRM; translated from the exons ATGACGTCCCACAACTGGTCTAACAATGAATCCAACGACGATTTCAGCGTCTCG GATGTCGAAGACGTGCACGGTGTACCTGTGCACGACGAGGAAGCTTCCTTCAACGGCGTAGAAAGTGATTCGGAGATCACTTGCAAGCACGGCAAGAGGCCGATATGCCGAGTGGCCAGCAAAGGCATCAACACCGGGAGGCGGTTTCTTGCCTGCCCAAATGAG AAAAAAGATGCTTGCAGATTCGTGCATTGGATCGATGCAGAATGGGAGGGCAATGCCGAAAGAACAATAAGATACATGTGGCACAAGCGTACAGAATTGAGCAAGGAGCTTAAAAGAGCTGAGAAGGAATGGAACCGTGTTCTTAGTGACAACAGGGTCTATGAGATCGAGATGAACTTGAATGACAAGCTCCGCATTAGAGAGCACGACAAAGTCAAAGGAGATGCGTCTGCTTCTTACCACACTGTTCGCAATGCTTCTCATCGCA TTTTTACCGTGCCAGGTGACCTGCTGCTTTGGTTCTGCATCGTCATGGAGTG CTACAACTGCAGCCGTTCTCATGCTGAGCATGTGTACAACATCGTGCATTCCGTGCGCATTGTGTACATAAAAAGTAGGATGTGA
- the LOC106865385 gene encoding uncharacterized protein LOC106865385: MRLQWLQIYHAEHQSQPKPSSIRYLVRHGSGWYEWVFHGAPEQRWTPVCRPPRVMIHKGVWMIPPCHIVKRWTREARGQMAAVVRNGAQNTHMTLLMMWQQVLHFATLELNNMGQYDDNTFSMAMKSIESIKNDIRAYKKTISRTCQVGYKSNPVELSGEEESGESSSIPTSQLQIFDSGKNIGLVVSSIKAPLIKKMNGRPTNKRFMSHFDATIRKGKKPRQMNGPISAPGGRSGVKQTRFCSVCHYEEHDRRKCPSKDLC; the protein is encoded by the exons ATGCGGTTGCAATGGTTGCAGATCTACCATGCAGAACATCAATCGCAGCCCAAACCTAGCTCCATACGATATCTGGTCCGCCATGGAAGCGGGTGGTACGAATGGGTATTTCATGGAGCTCCTGAACAGCGTTGGACACCAGTATGCCGACCACCTCGG GTCATGATACACAAAGGTGTTTGGATGATACCTCCTTGTCATATTGTGAAGAGATGGACGAGGGAAGCAAGAGGGCAGATGGCCGCGGTGGTGCGTAATGGTGCACAGAATACACACATGACGCTGTTGATGATGTGGCAACAAGTTCTGCACTTCGCAACACTTGAGCTAAACAACATGGGCCAATACGATGACAACACATTTAGTATGGCGATGAAATCGATTGAGAGTATCAAGAATGATATAAGGGCATACAAGAAGACGATTAGCCGGACTTGCCAGGTAGGGTACAAGTCAAATCCGGTTGAGTTGTCCGGGGAAGAGGAAAGTGGGGAATCTTCTTCCATCCCAACTTCTCAGCTCCAGATATTTGATTCCGGTAAGAACATAGGTCTTGTTGTATCATCAATCAAAGCTCCATTGATCAAGAAGATGAACGGAAGACCTACGAACAAGAGATTCATGTCACACTTCGACGCGACGATAAGGAAGGGCAAAAAACCAAGGCAGATGAATGGGCCGATATCTGCCCCCGGAGGTCGATCTGGTGTCAAGCAAACAAGGTTTTGCAGTGTCTGCCACTACGAAGAACATGACAGGCGCAAGTGCCCATCGAAAGATCTGTGCTAG